A single Heterodontus francisci isolate sHetFra1 chromosome 11, sHetFra1.hap1, whole genome shotgun sequence DNA region contains:
- the LOC137375006 gene encoding maestro heat-like repeat-containing protein family member 1 has translation MASSKMEALLNSIMEVPLDENGLVSQTVSESLQELGHVDVEGVLMFCRKYVIHHRRLPLVRRTALLKAMAQLVKDNIDDLGRVAAKKLITLASIEMTKSKDVTDEHQEVASRLLLNVGHWFTKEAFDELLSMFQPKMSPFFFVVLALANLCKEHVHFMVPLLKPVLHTVLSMLPAVTEEKTKWVFCFALGIFSESILAYLFDIEEAPDPTVKKNLFFQEFSNAYDILFDVWLPLNERNVSTAVIETLGQITHLIPFDKLENELPRLIPVILSMYQETSSDFCVTQGLYGVLHTAVERNSEELVLQVNSLLVNLHNQICIAVEQPTNPYSQKQQKEILCCFKLLTPAFTYQIVEFLLLKLETTNNQIRLGTLTVLDHLINMVPLYMASQKNEILNGMKLLVLANNNRVKGKLGQVIYTMASHNYLHLEGGKEMVEFIIRQCALPVMENEDNFEDPCNVTADVITDRDLRRWCEELMKMLTVLPIDNVLWPFLFEFIIPVRCTNALATICNSLVSLAMKKLETGSTECFLNYKEYQNIPGPQALLTRLLTMSSSLHQGKSRCAPALILLQVLGTDIHPAAPQVWEKEFPTLLDYLQEHSKKSLLQSQWEEKLVKVLSQTLKLIADEDWLGQLGKELINHLHSHYNFSQEKGFVYKCLGAVLQFSQNEEMVKRTLQEMLQTVRHNEALEKEGIAIGVGYCAVTHLDIVLTILKEFAKLNIFKKTASYFQIIKDQEGIEIIKVKSTLISCYGHIVSYSPKDLTPSRIDTDIVENVLNHYNIKILGMKIEVRDLTLKLSLIKTVTQLAIASQSAEKPSYSFSRKAELLTYMQELIKAEPTEALLTSVRKSAIDACTSLLKLQPQFGESPQLIQTCLTSVFSLPRLEASTVNEHPTMSMAERQVLFNETMASLLDFLKQLLLFDLSPFGLQLVFTNMEVWINSRKEYAREMAVEATLQLLVFYLEQIDNKDKVLSQNLAVLIGYMVLRCADPSRVVRETAIECLYVLLYIQLRFEGVPADQKDTDVEHLNAIKEGLHQVNSQSMFQVCTDIGKVLGKCMPHDQLLSLFFTLFSGLTDDQSNGSYAASIITNVLITKCGAGLTNVPIIIEALHKQLQSITQLHIIQMAIRSISNLASQHVPVVLPCLLRYPIPFDDYISDVWRSLLKTNSVAIPSIKYLLDNLKLLYESSKESLVNNPEPHQPLAVICALHEMICNQNSTAVIDILYSQLFSTVLIHLSSSVQARLPRDFFRIQADKKSFGLSQKPCNATACNYSIEILQAILKEGKGNATDMAEKVGWDLIKKPETHHEGIMLLASTMANLAAPHLINIIEQLTPVLANIHESQRITITAYFGELLNHTVVSELMLTDTLVGSLLRCLIDDSPVVQWLAVKGLGNAGTGASRNVEKYVAKLLPAMVSVMDQNSKLNTLLTVEAMSSVSKILDNLQQDYADVILIDMAMAIEPFFENRQDKVRAAAFNILGKLIQFGSMQRSPVYMEHVHSTLISLLLHLNDKSEEVRKVCRVVLTLVGPLFTSEKMCKLFQELGLEENALDYENYLSATSRHIAEDLPDRIIYYIRSCVSFFSSAQTEMRENAVTFASLLMHNAPPGYPKSPAANQMCKEVISLLSDHVQSVRIKTISGIQRLNMY, from the coding sequence ATGGCGAGTAGCAAAATGGAAGCTTTGCTGAATTCAATTATGGAGGTGCCTTTGGATGAAAACGGCCTAGTTAGCCAGACAGTATCTGAGTCCCTGCAAGAACTGGGACATGTGGATGTGGAAGGGGTCCTAATGTTCTGTCGTAAATATGTCATCCACCACCGGCGGCTGCCATTGGTACGGCGCACTGCGTTGTTAAAGGCAATGGCACAGCTGGTGAAGGACAATATTGATGATTTGGGCCGGGTGGCAGCTAAAAAACTCATCACATTGGCTTCAATAGAAATGACCAAATCAAAGGATGTTACCGATGAGCACCAGGAAGTTGCAAGTAGGCTCTTACTGAATGTGGGCCATTGGTTTACCAAGGAGGCTTTCGATGAGCTACTGTCAATGTTTCAGCCGAAGATGAGTCCCTTTTTCTTTGTGGTGCTGGCACTAGCCAACCTCTGTAAAGAACATGTGCATTTCATGGTCCCTTTGCTGAAGCCTGTCCTTCATACCGTGCTTTCTATGCTTCCTGCAGTTACAGAAGAGAAAACCAAGTGGGTATTCTGTTTTGCTTTGGGGATTTTTAGTGAAAGCATCCTTGCCTACCTGTTCGACATAGAGGAGGCCCCAGACCCTACGGTGAAGAAGAATTTATTCTTCCAGGAGTTTTCCAATGCTTATGACATCCTGTTCGACGTGTGGCTACCCTTGAATGAGCGCAATGTGAGCACAGCAGTGATCGAGACTCTAGGACAGATAACCCATCTGATTCCCTTTGACAAACTGGAGAATGAACTGCCCAGGTTAATTCCGGTAATCTTGTCTATGTACCAGGAAACATCTAGCGACTTTTGTGTCACACAGGGTCTGTATGGAGTACTGCACACTGCTGTGGAGAGGAACAGTGAGGAGCTGGTACTACAAGTCAACAGCCTGCTTGTCAATTTACACAATCAGATTTGCATTGCCGTGGAGCAGCCCACCAACCCATATTCTCAGAAGCAGCAAAAAGAAATCCTTTGTTGCTTCAAACTTCTAACACCAGCCTTTACTTATCAGATAGTAGAATTTCTTCTGCTGAAGCTGGAAACTACCAATAACCAAATTCGACTGGGAACACTGACTGTGCTGGATCACCTTATCAATATGGTCCCTCTGTACATGGCGAGTCAGAAGAATGAGATTCTGAATGGTATGAAGCTACTGGTTCTAGCCAACAATAACAGAGTGAAGGGAAAACTTGGCCAGGTAATATATACCATGGCCAGTCACAATTACCTACATTTGGAGGGAGGAAAGGAAATGGTGGAGTTTATTATCAGACAGTGTGCTCTGCCTGTTATGGAGAATGAGGATAACTTTGAGGACCCCTGCAATGTCACAGCCGATGTAATCACAGATCGAGATTTAAGGAGGTGGTGTGAAGAACTGATGAAAATGTTGACAGTGTTACCAATTGACAATGTTCTCTGGCCATTTCTTTTTGAGTTTATTATTCCAGTACGATGCACGAATGCCTTAGCTACAATTTGCAATTCTTTGGTGTCCCTTGCAATGAAGAAGCTAGAAACTGGGTCAACTGAATGTTTTCTTAATTACAAAGAGTATCAAAATATTCCTGGGCCTCAGGCACTGCTGACAAGGCTGTTGACTATGTCGTCATCTCTGCATCAGGGAAAAAGCAGATGTGCTCCTGCTCTGATTCTACTGCAAGTCCTGGGCACTGACATCCACCCAGCAGCACCTCAAGTCTGGGAAAAAGAGTTTCCAACTCTGCTGGACTACCTGCAAGAGCATTCTAAGAAATCTCTGCTCCAGAGCCAGTGGGAAGAAAAGCTAGTAAAAGTTTTGTCCCAAACGCTGAAGTTGATAGCAGATGAGGATTGGCTTGGCCAGCTTGGTAAAGAACTGATTAACCACCTCCACAGTCATTATAATTTTTCACAAGAGAAGGGGTTTGTATATAAATGTTTGGGTGCAGTGCTGCAATTTAGTCAGAATGAAGAAATGGTAAAGAGGACTCTTCAGGAAATGCTGCAGACGGTGCGGCACAATGAAGCATTGGAGAAGGAAGGGATAGCTATTGGTGTTGGTTACTGTGCTGTAACCCACTTGGACATTGTACTGACTATACTGAAGGAATTTGCAAagttaaacatttttaaaaagactgCAAGTTACTTTCAGATAATTAAGGATCAGGAGGGCATTGAAATAATAAAAGTGAAAAGCACTCTCATCTCATGCTATGGGCATATAGTGTCATATTCTCCAAAGGATCTCACTCCATCTAGAATAGACACTGACATTGTGGAGAATGTGCTCAACCATTATAATATCAAGATCTTAGGAATGAAGATTGAGGTCAGGGACTTGACACTGAAGTTAAGCCTGATCAAGACAGTAACTCAATTAGCCATAGCCAGCCAATCTGCTGAAAAGCCGAGCTACAGCTTCAGCAGAAAAGCTGAATTGCTGACCTACATGCAGGAACTCATCAAGGCTGAGCCAACAGAGGCATTGTTGACCTCTGTCCGAAAGTCTGCCATTGATGCCTGTACATCCCTCTTAAAACTGCAGCCCCAATTCGGTGAAAGCCCACAATTGATTCAAACATGCCTGACTAGCGTTTTCAGCTTGCCACGTTTAGAGGCCAGCACTGTCAATGAACACCCAACCATGAGCATGGCAGAGAGGCAAGTGCTGTTTAATGAGACAATGGCCTCGCTGCTGGATTTTTTGAAACAGCTTTTGCTTTTCGACCTGTCACCTTTTGGACTTCAGTTAGTGTTTACTAACATGGAAGTCTGGATTAATTCCAGAAAAGAATATGCACGAGAAATGGCAGTTGAGGCCACTTTACAACTCCTAGTGTTTTACCTGGAACAAATTGACAACAAGGATAAGGTTCTATCGCAAAACCTGGCAGTTCTTATTGGATACATGGTGCTGCGATGCGCAGATCCATCCCGTGTTGTAAGGGAGACCGCTATTGAATGCTTGTATGTACTACTTTACATCCAATTGCGCTTCGAGGGGGTGCCTGCAGATCAGAAAGACACAGATGTGGAGCACCTGAATGCCATCAAAGAAGGACTACATCAAGTCAACAGCCAATCCATGTTTCAAGTGTGCACTGATATTGGAAAAGTTCTGGGAAAATGCATGCCCCATGACCAGCTGTTAAGCTTATTCTTCACATTGTTCAGTGGACTTACCGATGATCAATCCAACGGTTCCTACGCAGCTTCAATCATCACGAACGTCCTCATTACAAAATGTGGGGCTGGCCTCACTAATGTCCCTATAATTATCGAAGCCCTGCACAAACAGTTGCAGTCAATTACTCAGCTGCACATAATACAGATGGCGATACGTTCTATCTCCAATCTGGCATCACAGCATGTGCCAGTGGTATTACCCTGTCTGTTAAGGTATCCTATTCCATTTGATGATTACATTAGTGATGTATGGAGATCCCTACTCAAAACCAATTCAGTTGCCATACCCTCAATTAAGTATTTACTGGACAACTTAAAGCTATTGTATGAAAGCAGCAAAGAGTCTCTTGTCAATAATCCAGAGCCTCATCAGCCTCTGGCTGTAATCTGTGCTCTTCATGAAATGATATGTAACCAGAACTCGACAGCTGTGATAGACATTCTTTACTCCCAGTTATTCAGCACTGTTCTGATTCATCTCAGTTCCAGTGTCCAGGCCCGACTGCCTCGGGACTTTTTTAGAATACAGGCAGATAAGAAATCCTTTGGCCTATCTCAAAAGCCTTGTAATGCCACTGCCTGTAATTACTCTATTGAGATACTTCAAGCTATCctgaaagagggaaagggaaatgCTACAGATATGGCAGAAAAAGTAGGCTGGGACCTGATCAAGAAACCAGAGACACACCATGAGGGGATCATGCTGCTGGCAAGTACAATGGCCAACCTTGCTGCCCCTCACTTGATCAACATCATTGAACAACTCACTCCTGTCCTTGCTAACATACATGAGAGTCAGAGAATCACGATAACTGCCTACTTTGGAGAGCTTCTCAATCACACAGTTGTGTCAGAGCTGATGCTCACAGACACACTTGTGGGCAGCCTGCTTCGCTGTTTAATTGATGATTCTCCTGTGGTCCAGTGGCTGGCTGTAAAAGGCCTGGGGAATGCTGGAACCGGAGCTTCTCGGAATGTCGAAAAATATGTTGCTAAGCTGCTGCCTGCAATGGTCTCTGTCATGGATCAGAATTCCAAACTGAACACTCTTCTGACAGTTGAGGCAATGTCAAGTGTATCAAAGATCTTAGATAATCTGCAACAAGATTATGCAGATGTCATTCTAATCGATATGGCAATGGCAATTGAGCCTTTCTTTGAAAATCGTCAGGACAAGGTGAGAGCCGCAGCATTTAACATTCTGGGGAAGCTCATCCAATTTGGAAGCATGCAGCGGAGCCCGGTATATATGGAGCATGTACATTCCACCTTGATCAGCTTGCTGCTCCACCTCAATGACAAGAGTGAAGAGGTAAGGAAGGTCTGCAGAGTAGTGCTGACCCTGGTTGGTCCACTGTTCACATCAGAAAAGATGTGCAAGCTCTTTCAAGAGCTTGGGTTGGAAGAAAACGCCCTGGATTATGAGAATTATTTGAGTGCTACCTCCCGGCACATTGCTGAAGATTTGCCTGACAGGATCATCTACTACATAAGAAGCTGTGTTTCCTTCTTCAGCAGTGCACAGACAGAGATGCGAGAGAACGCGGTCACATTTGCAAGTTTGCTTATGCACAATGCACCACCTGGTTACCCCAAATCGCCTGCCGCAAATCAGATGTGCAAGGAGGTGATTTCTCTGCTATCGGATCACGTGCAAAGTGTCCGCATTAAAACAATCTCTGGAATACAACGCCTCAACATGTACTAA